Proteins from one Pontibacter korlensis genomic window:
- a CDS encoding phosphodiester glycosidase family protein, whose translation MKKRFPYFRSLATLILILLASEAQAQQLVWEPRQDLNILLPSSIKVYETNGRLSDGAPVRAMYASVDLRDENLKLRAVGNPARRQTTLEHYVDFNAILAINGGYFAPNKSVSLYISDGELIEPGIRKSGDNSITRGAFGMVNGRPDITWTYNPIQNLIYQYNQPNQPGRSAPKARDGKLWLPSQAVGGGPMLVKKGNIVDVGAIEGFGAGHLARHPRTAIGYPNEHTLVMLVVDGRQGASAGVTIQELAQIMQDLGCVDAVNLDGGGSSAMVAAGEVVNIPTDVPNGNRNSLRKNANALVLTEQQERPKREVTYIDTDSEHYTEYGLWRNTNHASYYGTTLSRQASAGSSYNKAKYAFTGIAKGNYQLAAWWTVDTASNARYVPYVLHHSGKTDTLRVNQKTYATSGRWNVLGNYLLGPGDYLELLGQGEGKKIVADAVRLVAVEKYPELPLRRGDLRLAVISDLNSGLGAATYEWQVDSIMQRIPRIWQPDLVVCGGDMVAGQGISETETLEKMWRGFDEHIAAPLRKANIPFAFTLGNHDGSRAFTTERNAAGTYWSKPENLPQLKFIDKSHFPYYYAFMHGDAFFVSWEASSPEITADNLQWMEAQFSKPEAQRAKYRFVLGHMPLYSVAQERDTKGNLLEHPEKLQKLLEKYKVHTYFSGHQHAYYPGKRGKLELLNAGAAGSGPRSWLTLDKAPVNTVTLVDIFYDQDTLIYTTYDIAKEASQDMAVFDAKVLPQFMEGVNGHLIRRDVSITSKASGTFSAFHQSNASSTTGTGSAGVQVRSGKAFVTGEFGHLQGKVTSVALYRGRHAEQGQLVANLKTKTRKGRKGSFSGSIDFNENFKELLSAGAFYINIQTDKYPEGELRAQLYPATNQAPEAVAVSSHNSRNTYAVRQTEALFGVSWPKARDQDGDFVSYTYQLATDKAFQSIILNKPTGRVTSIKRSEQDWYALLQGAAEGEAATFYHRIIASDGKHITYGPAKAFRLMKSNEPLEDFVEVPAPSYKFDGKIAEGAGYGAKWDKYGKLWLASYNGTLQIKNTDGTDAPFSPLEKVHVNGEEYSLKTIGGMGTDIDGNILIARNRHLLKINAATGEGMAVWEVPAGRRAITSPRVNDKGEIYAMSLFGEDPNYVLKQSEKQPHTFELIRTIELPERILARAFAMTPDGKTLYFPSPGSPYIQVYSSQDGVRYKQEENVTSIAAGCNAIEVGPDNTLWTAVRASGVVPSTFHQRDEQGKKMWTLELPELNGAEARGLGVSPDGSTLIFCSWDKGGGFYRYVLQAQNPTDQQEPGAKKESPLP comes from the coding sequence ATGAAGAAACGCTTTCCTTATTTCCGAAGCCTTGCCACGCTTATACTTATCCTTCTTGCCTCAGAAGCTCAGGCACAACAACTCGTCTGGGAGCCGCGCCAGGACCTGAATATTCTTCTTCCCTCATCCATAAAAGTATATGAAACCAATGGCCGCTTAAGCGACGGGGCACCTGTTCGGGCTATGTATGCTAGTGTAGACCTGCGCGATGAAAACCTAAAGCTGCGGGCAGTGGGCAACCCTGCCAGGCGGCAAACAACACTGGAGCATTATGTAGACTTTAATGCCATACTTGCTATCAACGGAGGCTACTTTGCTCCTAATAAATCTGTGAGCCTCTACATTTCAGACGGAGAACTCATAGAGCCTGGCATCCGCAAGTCTGGGGATAATAGTATTACCCGTGGGGCCTTTGGCATGGTGAACGGCAGGCCGGACATCACCTGGACCTACAATCCGATTCAAAACCTTATCTACCAGTATAACCAGCCTAACCAACCGGGGCGGTCAGCGCCTAAAGCTAGAGACGGTAAACTGTGGCTCCCAAGCCAGGCGGTGGGTGGTGGCCCGATGCTGGTAAAAAAAGGAAATATAGTGGATGTTGGTGCTATAGAAGGCTTCGGTGCAGGCCACCTGGCACGACACCCCCGAACAGCTATTGGTTACCCAAACGAGCATACCCTGGTGATGCTGGTAGTGGACGGGCGCCAGGGTGCCAGTGCCGGGGTAACCATTCAGGAGCTGGCCCAAATAATGCAGGACCTTGGCTGTGTGGATGCTGTGAACCTGGACGGAGGCGGCTCCTCAGCCATGGTAGCGGCCGGCGAGGTCGTCAACATTCCGACAGACGTGCCGAACGGCAACCGCAACAGTCTACGCAAAAACGCCAATGCTTTGGTTCTGACAGAGCAGCAGGAAAGGCCAAAGCGTGAGGTTACCTACATCGATACCGACAGCGAGCACTACACCGAATATGGCCTCTGGCGCAACACCAACCACGCCAGCTACTACGGCACGACCCTCTCGCGACAGGCATCTGCAGGGAGTTCCTACAACAAAGCAAAGTATGCCTTTACAGGTATAGCCAAAGGCAACTACCAACTTGCTGCCTGGTGGACAGTAGACACTGCCAGCAATGCCCGTTACGTTCCTTACGTGCTGCACCATAGCGGAAAAACAGACACCCTGCGGGTAAACCAGAAAACCTACGCCACCAGCGGCCGCTGGAATGTGTTGGGCAACTATCTACTTGGTCCTGGAGATTACCTCGAACTGTTAGGGCAGGGAGAAGGCAAAAAGATAGTAGCTGATGCTGTACGTTTGGTGGCTGTAGAGAAGTATCCGGAGCTGCCTTTGCGCCGGGGCGACCTGCGCCTGGCTGTGATCAGCGACCTGAACTCCGGCCTCGGAGCTGCCACCTATGAATGGCAGGTGGACAGCATCATGCAGCGTATCCCGCGTATTTGGCAGCCGGACCTGGTCGTATGTGGTGGCGACATGGTGGCAGGACAGGGCATATCGGAAACGGAGACGCTGGAGAAAATGTGGCGCGGATTTGATGAGCACATCGCTGCCCCGCTGCGCAAAGCTAATATTCCCTTCGCCTTCACGCTCGGCAACCACGACGGCTCCCGCGCTTTTACTACAGAGCGCAACGCAGCCGGCACTTACTGGAGCAAACCAGAAAACCTGCCACAACTCAAGTTCATTGATAAAAGCCACTTTCCCTACTATTACGCTTTTATGCATGGCGATGCCTTTTTTGTTTCCTGGGAGGCTTCTTCGCCTGAAATAACTGCGGATAATCTGCAGTGGATGGAGGCGCAGTTTTCAAAGCCAGAAGCGCAGCGGGCCAAGTATAGATTTGTGCTGGGCCATATGCCACTCTACAGCGTGGCACAGGAGCGGGATACCAAAGGCAATCTCCTCGAGCATCCTGAAAAGCTGCAGAAGCTACTTGAAAAGTATAAAGTACACACCTACTTCAGCGGACACCAACACGCTTATTACCCGGGCAAACGCGGTAAGCTAGAGCTACTGAATGCCGGGGCGGCAGGCTCCGGCCCTCGCTCCTGGCTCACCTTGGACAAAGCACCAGTTAATACTGTCACATTAGTAGATATCTTTTACGACCAGGACACGCTCATCTACACTACATATGATATAGCTAAAGAAGCCTCGCAGGACATGGCTGTGTTTGATGCAAAGGTATTGCCGCAATTTATGGAGGGGGTAAATGGCCACCTCATCCGCCGTGATGTAAGTATAACGAGCAAAGCTTCCGGCACTTTCTCTGCGTTTCATCAGTCCAATGCTTCTTCAACAACCGGCACGGGCTCGGCAGGGGTACAGGTGCGCAGTGGCAAAGCTTTCGTTACAGGTGAGTTTGGTCATCTGCAAGGAAAGGTCACTTCCGTCGCTTTGTACCGTGGCAGGCATGCTGAGCAAGGCCAGCTGGTAGCAAACCTCAAGACAAAGACCCGTAAGGGACGCAAAGGCAGCTTCAGCGGAAGTATAGATTTTAACGAAAATTTTAAGGAATTGCTGTCGGCAGGCGCCTTTTATATTAACATACAAACTGATAAATACCCTGAAGGTGAGCTGCGGGCACAGCTATACCCTGCCACCAATCAAGCTCCCGAGGCTGTAGCCGTTAGTTCTCACAATAGCCGCAATACATATGCCGTGCGCCAAACAGAAGCCCTTTTTGGCGTCAGCTGGCCCAAAGCGAGAGACCAGGACGGTGATTTTGTATCCTACACCTACCAGCTAGCAACCGACAAGGCTTTCCAGAGCATCATTTTGAACAAGCCTACCGGTCGCGTTACAAGTATAAAACGAAGCGAGCAGGATTGGTACGCTTTGCTGCAGGGAGCTGCCGAAGGAGAGGCTGCAACTTTCTACCACCGCATCATCGCCTCCGATGGCAAGCACATCACCTATGGCCCGGCTAAAGCTTTCCGGCTGATGAAGAGCAATGAGCCGCTGGAAGATTTTGTAGAGGTGCCGGCACCTAGTTATAAGTTTGATGGCAAAATAGCAGAAGGTGCCGGCTACGGAGCCAAATGGGACAAGTATGGCAAATTATGGCTGGCCAGCTACAACGGCACATTACAAATCAAGAATACTGATGGCACTGATGCTCCCTTCTCCCCTCTAGAAAAGGTCCATGTAAATGGGGAGGAGTACAGCCTTAAAACAATTGGAGGTATGGGTACAGACATAGATGGCAACATATTGATTGCGCGTAACAGGCATCTACTCAAAATCAATGCTGCCACAGGTGAAGGCATGGCTGTATGGGAAGTACCTGCCGGCCGAAGAGCCATCACCTCGCCCCGCGTGAACGACAAAGGAGAAATTTACGCGATGTCGCTGTTTGGAGAGGATCCTAATTACGTGCTGAAGCAAAGTGAGAAACAGCCGCATACTTTCGAGTTGATCCGCACCATCGAGCTACCGGAGCGCATCCTGGCCCGCGCGTTTGCCATGACACCGGATGGCAAGACGCTGTACTTCCCAAGCCCCGGGAGCCCCTACATACAAGTATACTCCAGCCAGGACGG